In Corylus avellana chromosome ca2, CavTom2PMs-1.0, the following proteins share a genomic window:
- the LOC132169429 gene encoding agamous-like MADS-box protein AGL61 codes for MAKKLVDGLQSLAKKLEDGLQSLRVPGKRTRGRQKIEMKRIENGDDRLITFSKRRSGIYKMACELVTLCGAEISVVVFSPAGKPFVFAHPSMESVSNRFSKRNPPQKGDGSHPLVEAHRRVRINELNQQYCELVWRLEAEKDQGKALQRLAKARGSQPGWWEAPVEELSVEELSQMVKSLEELHKILYNKIM; via the exons atgGCTAAAAAGTTGGTAGATGGCTTGCAAAGCCTGGCTAAAAAGTTGGAAGATGGCTTGCAAAGCCTACGTGTGCC GGGGAAGAGGACAAGAGGGCGACAAAAGATTGAGATGAAGAGGATAGAGAATGGTGATGATCGCCTTATCACTTTCTCCAAACGAAGATCTGGGATCTACAAAATGGCTTGTGAGTTGGTAACCCTATGTGGTGCTGAGATTAGTGTTGTAGTTTTTTCGCCGGCCGGGAAGCCGTTCGTGTTTGCTCATCCTTCGATGGAGTCAGTGAGCAACCGGTTTTCAAAGAGAAACCCGCCGCAGAAAGGCGATGGTTCTCATCCCCTTGTGGAGGCTCACCGGCGGGTGAGAATCAACGAGCTCAACCAGCAGTACTGTGAGCTTGTGTGGCGGCTAGAAGCGGAGAAGGATCAAGGAAAGGCGCTGCAGAGGCTGGCGAAGGCGAGGGGAAGCCAGCCGGGCTGGTGGGAGGCTCCGGTTGAGGAGCTTAGCGTGGAGGAGCTCAGCCAAATGGTGAAGTCACTTGAAGAGCTCCACAAGATCTTGTATAACAAAATCATGTAG
- the LOC132169430 gene encoding agamous-like MADS-box protein AGL61, whose translation MEKESKKTKGRQKIAMKKIENLDDRLITFSKRRSGIYKKASELATLCGAQVAVVVFSPSGKPFSFGHPSVESVANRFLQKISPESGDTTHPLVEAHRRLRISELNQNYCELVSQLEAERERGKVLQKLTKARESKGWWEAPAEKLSFQELQEMNKSFEELHRNLCSRMKEKIAAGHAGASSSFHAGTTHDHHLSAFPASFGYGGKHF comes from the coding sequence atggAAAAGGAAAGCAAGAAGACTAAGGGAAGGCAGAAGATTGCGATGAAGAAGATAGAGAATTTAGATGATCGGCTAATCACTTTCTCAAAACGCCGATCTGGTATTTACAAAAAAGCCAGTGAGTTGGCCACCCTTTGCGGCGCCCAGGTTGCCGTGGTGGTTTTCTCACCCTCCGGCAAACCCTTTTCATTTGGCCACCCATCTGTCGAGTCGGTGGCCAACCGCTTCCTGCAAAAAATCTCACCGGAATCCGGTGACACAACCCACCCGCTCGTGGAGGCTCACAGGCGGTTGAGAATAAGCGAGCTCAACCAGAACTACTGTGAGCTCGTCAGCCAGCTGGAagctgagagggagagagggaagGTGCTGCAGAAGTTGACAAAGGCAAGGGAAAGCAAAGGGTGGTGGGAGGCTCCTGCTGAGAAGCTTAGCTTTCAAGAGCTGCAAGAGATGAACAAGTCGTTCGAGGAACTCCACCGGAATCTGTGCAGCCGTATGAAGGAGAAGATTGCTGCTGGCCATGCCGGGGCATCTTCGTCCTTTCATGCTGGAACTACTCATGATCATCATCTTTCTGCATTTCCTGCTAGCTTTGGCTATGGAGGAAAGCACTTCTGA
- the LOC132169431 gene encoding agamous-like MADS-box protein AGL29, protein MGRRKIEMKMVKDSSSRQVTFSKRRTGLFKKGNELATLCGAEVAMVVFSPGGKPFSFGHPSVDSVANRFQNQDLEPNNGNVGGSSKDAKVDKLNRQLIGLIKQLQAEKKRGEMLEKAMKAKGQPKCKAQINELSLHELEKLKGSLEELRGNLKARVSEMEASSSLLLLAKKPTREDDKQVTKKG, encoded by the coding sequence ATGGGTCGGCGAAAGATCGAGATGAAGATGGTGAAGGACAGCAGCTCCAGGCAGGTCACCTTCTCGAAGCGCCGGACCGGCCTTTTTAAGAAAGGAAACGAGCTTGCTACGTTGTGCGGCGCGGAAGTTGCCATGGTAGTCTTCTCCCCGGGAGGCAAGCCATTCTCATTCGGCCACCCAAGCGTTGACTCAGTTGCAAACAGGTTTCAAAATCAGGACCTAGAACCAAATAACGGTAATGTCGGTGGTTCTTCAAAGGATGCGAAGGTGGATAAGCTTAATCGGCAACTTATTGGCCTGATTAAGCAGCTCCAAGCGGAAAAGAAGAGGGGAGAGATGCTGGAGAAGGCAATGAAAGCAAAAGGGCAACCCAAATGTAAAGCACAGATCAATGAGCTCAGCCTTCATGAGCTTGAAAAGTTGAAGGGATCACTTGAGGAGCTCCGTGGAAATCTAAAAGCACGAGTCAGTGAGATGGAGGCATCATCTTCGTTGCTTCTCCTGGCAAAGAAACCTACCCGAGAAGATGACAAGCAAGTTACTAAAAAAGGTTGA
- the LOC132169432 gene encoding agamous-like MADS-box protein AGL29, with protein sequence MGRRKIEMKMVKDSSSRQVTFSKRRTGLFKKGNELATLCGAEVAMVVFSPGGKPFSFGHPSVDSVANRFQNQDLEPNNGNVGGSSKDAKVDKLNRQLIGLIKQLQAEKKRGDMLEKAMKAKGQPKCKAQINELSLHELEKLKGSLEELRGNLKARVSEMEASSSLLLLAGKETYPRR encoded by the coding sequence ATGGGTCGGCGAAAGATCGAGATGAAGATGGTGAAGGACAGCAGCTCCAGGCAGGTCACCTTCTCGAAGCGCCGGACCGGCCTTTTTAAGAAAGGAAACGAGCTTGCTACGTTGTGCGGCGCGGAAGTTGCCATGGTAGTCTTCTCCCCGGGAGGCAAGCCGTTCTCATTCGGCCACCCAAGCGTTGACTCGGTTGCAAACAGGTTTCAAAATCAGGACCTAGAACCAAATAACGGTAATGTCGGTGGTTCTTCAAAGGATGCGAAGGTGGATAAGCTTAATCGGCAACTTATTGGCCTGATTAAGCAGCTCCAAGCGGAAAAGAAGAGGGGAGATATGCTGGAGAAGGCAATGAAAGCAAAAGGGCAACCCAAATGTAAAGCACAGATCAATGAGCTCAGCCTTCATGAGCTTGAAAAGTTGAAGGGATCACTTGAGGAGCTCCGTGGAAATCTAAAAGCACGAGTCAGTGAGATGGAGGCATCATCTTCGTTGCTTCTCCTGGCCGGCAAAGAAACCTACCCGAGAAGATGA